From the Cloeon dipterum chromosome 4, ieCloDipt1.1, whole genome shotgun sequence genome, the window AAATGCTCCAAGATGTATTTAGGCGCCATGTCGGTGAGCGACTGCAACGAGgagttcaataaaaaaatctcaaattaataaaagaccGACCTGTTTGGCCGAGGGCGTCATTCCGGTTTGCACGACGATGATGGCCCTGTGAATATTCTCGTCCTGCATGCGCTGGCACAGCACCTTGATGGTCTTGATGCCGATCTTGGGCTCGTCAGGGAAGAAGACGAACATTTGGTCTGTGGGATCGTCGTTGTGTGCCACCAGCACGATCAGGTCACTGCGCTGCGGATGCCTCTCGCTGAAAACTGGCGGTTTTAAGGACGAAAATGGCGCTTTAAGCGAAATTATACCTTGGCTTGTCACCGAACTGTGCTTTGAAGTCCTCTAGGGTCTGGTCCAATTCGTCCTGAGTGACCAAATAGCCCCGGTCGTGACACAACTGCGgaggaaaaaacaataacaacatTGCGAGACGGTTTTTTAGTGAGAATTTCGCACCTGCATCACGGTTTTCCTGATCCTCCACAGCTTGTAGGTCTCTGCTTCATCATCCATGATtgaaatttgtgatttaaaagGGGTTTTGTTACAGTTTCAGACgggaaaactaatttttcttctagAGCGTGTTTGTGAAGCGGTGGTAAACAAGGCAGAACACGCTGCTCATCTGTTTTACTGATACCGGTTTGTTTAAGATTTAAGAACCGGTTTTTTTCGGCTAAGAATTTTAggtaatttcaatcaaaacgAGCCTTACAAGTGTTTTTTGAactaatttaagaaaataaaactaaataatgaTGAATTTAGActgaaaaatcttgatttattaCAGAAAACTGAAATTCTTCATCTATTTAACCGGTTATCAGTATAAAACAACCGGTTAAACAAACAGATCTACGCCCATTTTGGCTCACAGCACTTAGCACGACTCCCATTGGCCAACGTCGCAAACAAGCGCGCTGATTGGCCGGAGCGAATGAGCAACCTACCGAGCTACTAGATAATCACCCCCGCTTTTATCGTTTAACAAGCGGTGATTTCGGCTGCGGTAGTGAAATTCTCCatccattcattcatttgcTGGCTGACGTGCAGCCACCCACCCACACCCGCCTCATCAGCACCTCTCAAGCTAGGTCAGCAGGTAAAAGACCCTGCGGAGGCAGTTGGCGGCCACGCCCCCCCTCGCAGCTCACGCATCCCTCATCCGTGATTTATCATAATTCCTGCTgttgtttgtgttttattgATGCAGTTCGTGCGGCGACTGGCGGCCACGATGACGTCCAAGCCGGGAGTGGTGTTCGTGCTGGGTGCGCCGGGCTCCGGCAAGGGCACCCAGTGCGAAAAGATCGTCGACAAGTTCGGCTTCGTGCACTTGTCGGCCGGCGACCTGCTGCGCGAGGAGCGCAACACGCCCGGCTCGCAGTACGGCGCCCTGATCGAGGGCCACATCACCGCCGGCACCATCGTGCCCGTCGAGATCACCTGCAGCCTGCTCGAGAAGGCCATGCTCAAGTCCGGCGCAGACAAGTTCCTCATCGACGGCTTCCCCCGCAACCAGGTATTGATCTCGCCCTTGAACTACTTTTCGCACCCGCCACCACCCCCGTTGCTTGGATGGCTTCCCTTAATGCGATGtggatggaaatttttgaaaaataaattgttttcctcgtctctaaattataattttttattttttataaaaaaaaattgacaagaaaaagaaataaaatttaatattttctttagaggtaaaaaaaaccttaaaaaatatttttttagctatctacacattttaatttttatctctgacgtcagcagattaaaataaaagaggtCTGCAAGGTgcgattttgttattttttttaaatttaatttttgctcctgGAAATTCAAGGTTTCTAGATTTTTCCCTtctaattcaaatatttttttgcgaacACGCCACGTGAAAAAATCTAGTTTCCGGCCTTTAATTTTGCAACGTTTAAATTGCCCTAAATTTCAACTTGTCAAGCACGATTACTGAAAATTCCGAAATTTCagcttggaatttttaatatttgtgtttttccatatatttttgttataacAATCTGGGAACAGTATTAGTTTTGATgttgtcttaaaattatttatctaaaacataaaattgtttttgtttttcttccgTTTTATCTTTTCTTACAACtgtaaaagttaataaataaagtagCTCTCCCGATTTAATATTGTAACAGATAAAATCAGACAAAAAGCAAGattatttaactgtttttttttttttttttttttttttttgaggaaaaaaccGGAAATTTAATCTGCTTTCTTAatataggcagtttttgacgttactttcaactgctgaattttaattaggccaaacacagacccctttcaaaaatctgcaattaaaaaaaattactccggatttaaaagtttttttctcagctaacttttcataatttttctcacccctgaagcaattatttaattctttaagctaaaaaagagggcgtaaccggtaaaattactggactagaaaatttttaaaaatttcaataaattgtaaaaataacatttttgtaacatttctcaaaattcttGTTGCAGAACAACCTTGACGGCTGGAACAGCGCGATGGGCGACAAAGTGAAGCTGCTGTTCGTGCTGTTCTTCGAGTGTCCGCAGGAGGTGTGCACGTCCCGGTGTCTGCAGCGCGGCGCCGCCGGCAGCGGCCGCTCGGACGACAACCCCGAGAGCTTGGCCAAGCGTTTCGTGACCTACATCAACGCCACGATGCCCATCGTGGAGCACTACCGCGCCCTCGACCTCGTGCGCACCGTCACCGCTGACAGACCGCCCGACGAGGTCTTCGTCGACGTCTGCAAAGCATTTTCCGAGTAGAAAAGAAATATCTTGACCCCTTTGGCACCGTTTTTTcgatgattaatttaatttttgtgcttttttgaTGAATTGTTTGTAAATCCGTGCCATTTTTTGgtgttttaccaaaaaaataagtcCCCTTTCTTCTATTCCACGTTAACTCTATTTCAAAGGTTTGGCTGTGAGCGTTGCTTTGCGTTTTTTGCTCGTGTCGACGAAtggatgtttttaattttttgtagttgCAATGAAATCACGCATTTACTCTTCCCAAACTATTACCCGTTTGTttcggttttaatttattgctttccGATCCCGCACTGCCAacgtaataaataataaaatataaaaagtcgTTGTTGATGTTGCCCAATGGCATTTTAACTCGAACACATTTCCAACATCGCTCGCAGACGTTTCCGTTAAAAAGACGCCGAGCGTGATTTATGtgctaataaaaatatgtaaatagaaaattctggtctttttttaatagaaaaccTTCATCCTGATAGATTTTTGGATTCAATTTTGTTACGAAAGCatcaaaaatagaaataaatcattatttttcaagacaCTTCTCAGGTTGCGtaacctgaggaaggtcggtgagAGGTAAGGGTCACGAATGATCGCcaaatgtgctcaaaattaaataaagtactgaaaaaatataaaaattggcctgtgagcggatctcaggtcgcggagtaccctgaaaaaggtcgtgaGGGTACCGCAGGTCAAAGCCCCGTCCGAGACCTGTCTGATGAGGGGTCATGGGCGACAAACGGACGAACAGCcgaattttaggaaaaataaaaccattaagtcgaaaaaccgaaaaaaaaataattttaatttttctatgcgcgcgaaaaatttgaaaatcggtTTCTAGACCGGCGGCGGTTTTTGGCGTGCGATGGAACCAGTGGGAACCCATTATGGGTCCTTGATCGGAAAAATTTGTGTGTTATTCTTCAGGGGAAagcaaaaatcacgttttcaaacttcaaaatttatttagtccTAGAATTTTGATTAGATCGGCTCGAATTTGGTCTCATAATGTTCctagataaattttgcattgtttaaTCGTGTGGTGTACCGAATATTTTCCCAATTCGCGAAATTCATGGCGACCAGAAGCCAGAAAttgccatttaaattgaaaatttggacataatttttttatattacaaaatggtctgattttttgctctaatCCACTTAAAATGTTCTCAATTTTAATAGGAATTCatcaaaaagtaaattttcaatttttaaacataaccTTTTCGCTTtacaagcaatttattttaaatacaactaaaaaaatcggcatttttaattttttaaattcaataaaaaatcagtcttGATTTACTTAACAGTATAAGGACACTCTCACTTCTGAAAGGCAGACATTTTGTGGACTAAATCTTGCAGGATTTTCATATACGTCTCCAGCGGAATGCTTTTCCTGCACAtctgctttttgcttttaatcagCGCCACGTCGTTGGCAATTGTCCTCTTCTCGGAGCCCTTATCGTCGATTTTCCCGATTGAAACAGGCAATCGACTCAACAGCCGCTTCAGCATTTCCAGTTCAGACACACccctgaaattcaaaataacatattatatttaatttatttattaaaatatttttttaaacctgtaGCAGACTAGGGCTGAATTTTTGCTGCGTCGTTCTACGAAAATTGTTCCCGGAAGGTCAGCACTCGCAGAGCTGGAAATGGAACAGGTCACGTCCTCCAGGAGGTTGGTCAAGGACAGCGTCGTCCGCAGCCGGTCCACCGACAGGTTGTTCCACTGCACCTGCAGTTTATGGCCACTGCCAAAATTCAAAACCTTCAGACAGTCCTCCACACCTgacaataaaagaaattaattaatttttaaattatttatggtgatttttctattttaaaaattatataacaagaaaattaagcCTAAccgaccaattttttttaatttaattccggTCATAAGTGCcccaaaaattcattttttcgaattttaccggttacacCCTCTTTTTTGAAGCCGGAATGTTCGGGAAACGCCAAAACGACCCCcatatttagcaaaaaataggATTATTCAGCCAGTTTTGTCCGAAATTTGACAGTTTTACACATGATTTCGTTTTTTGCCGCGGAAAATTGGCCCATCACtcgccccgcccacttttAAATATCCCTCTGCATCGCGCGCAAGTCAGCTGATCGGATTGAAATTAGCTCTATCTGGTAGACCTCTCCTAAAGCTAACTTCACTCGTGCGCCAGCGATGCAGAGGGAAATTATAAAAGTGGGCGGGTGAGATGGGCCAATTTTCCGCGACACAAacgatttggaatcctctgaTTGAGATCTTATTGACAGTTTAGAGTCTTTCTTTGGGCAAATGCGCaatttcagtgaaaattaatgtattttttaactgtaaattaTCCTCAGGACCTAATTTGATTCTTACCGAGTATTTTGAGTTGCTGGTGGAGGTTTTGCGTGTCCGGACAGACCAACGGGAGGTGGAACTGCGAGTCATTGGCTTTGTACTGCACCGAGAGGGAGCTAGGCGGAAAAGGGGAGGTGCAGATCCCCATCAACAATGCGCTTTCCTTCGTGCGCAGGGTGCAGAGCGGCAGGGGCTGCAGCAGAGCCGCGTTTCTCTCTGAAAAGGCCGCTAGCCTCAGGTCCTCCACaggaaaactgttttaaattaaaatttaattcttaaaaatataaaaattgtattattttttctcactcgTATTGATTGACGACCTTCGCGGTGTAAACCAACCTTCCGTGAAGGTAAAAACAGCCGACCTGACTGACTTTTAAATGCTTCGTGAAGTCTCTCTCCAAAATCGTGGCCGCCCTGAGCAGTTTTTTCTGTCTAAGCGCCTGTTCCAGGAGCTGCAGTCTCGTTTCGCACTTCTGAAATTCGGTTTAAACCCCTAATACATcaggattattaattttaataccttCAGGGTGCCTTGCAAAGCTGGGGAAACGGCTTCAACAGCTCCGGTGTCGTTCGAGAGAGCGACGGCTTTCACGCCATTCGGCTCAAAAAGCAGATTTTCCCAGGATTTGTTCCCAAACTTGATTCTACACTCGGCACGTCCGGCAGAGTCACGAATTTGAACCTCAGAGACGTTATTCAGGGTCGAAACAACCTTCAATACAtagatataattataatttctggTCAAAGctcatgatttaatttttaccttcagTTTGGGGTCTCGTTCGACgacatacaaattatttttagcgtCGATAATCAGATAATGGATTAGCACGCGGTCCACCTGGTACGAGGGAAACACCTTGAATTTCTTCACCGAGCTGTTGGCGGGCAGGTGCAGTTTTTCGTGTACGCCGTCCGAGCCGACTTCAAGCAGCACGTTTCCGTCCAAGACGGCAACCTCTCTCGGCAGCCGGAAACCTGATGTCAACGGGGAACACAGGTAATTTAAAGAGGCAATTTTATCATGGCTTCAAAACCTGGATGAAAAGCTGGAAATTCGTATCGCATTTTGTTCTTGAAGTATCACAACTGTGACCAGAATTAATGCTCCTCCATGAGTTcttgtgtgtttgtttacattcTTGTTCGCCACGCCCACTAAGAGGCTAGACGTACTTGCTGCAAACTGCGTTAACAGAATGAGGTTAATAAaaggagttaaaaattaatttcaaacctttttttataaactatgatcaagaaataaaaatataaatgaaaatgagcaaaaaaatacaactgTCATGCTTAGTTaagaatttttcttgaaaataggGTAAAAACACTTACTAAGTAGTTTGAAACTTTCTTCTCCTTATCTTACTCGCTACTCAGAAAAGAGGCGGAGCCGGAGATCATTCCAAGCTGGTTTGTATTCATTCATTAACTACTTAAATCTGGCTAAAATCGCCGAATGTTTAACAGAAAAGCTTTTTAAAGCATTCATTTTTGAATCACATAACGATGGACAGAACCAGAAGAGTGGAAAAAACGCCGattcaaaagccgctgtgcagactgtgcgagtgtccgacgtcggacggccacgtcctcgcgtcgcaggtggacaggttcaagctgaggaaatgggccatggaggtcatgaacctgacggaagaagacgaaaacctgCCGGAAGTGGTCgaagaagacgctttgatctgctatttttgcatctggcaggccGAGTGGGTTTTTTcacgagattaaaaattattattttgattttaacgcGTGTTTTAGGTTTGGGGATGAGTCTGGTGACGAGGCTGTtgcttggtggccgaaaaatctcgatttggaagaaaacgccAGGGTGCTGCgggagaattattcaggtacttgagaatttttaataaaaatattaatccgAGTTATAtgtattgattaaaatttacagtcgGAGAAGTAgaacagtgttgggtgcagttggaagagGTTGATCTGGCAAAATACACAAAGAAAATCCCTGATAAGAGGAGAGGAGTGTGTTTTTACTGCGGCATCGATTACAAGGATCTGATGCAGCACGTCAAACTgatgcacaaagaagccatcaaatgcgGAACTTTGGGCTGCAGGACATTCTTTCAcaccgaggaggaaaaagagcagcacatgcagcaAGAATTACTCGAGAAACGGAACAAACCATGCGAAAGCGGGAAAATTCGTTGCAACTATTGTAAAATCGGCAGATTTTATTGCACGCTACAATTGTGGAGGCGGCACATGAGACTCAACCATCCGGAACTTCCGGTGCGGTGCTCGCGTGTAGGCTGCAACGAGTATTTTAAATCCAAGTCCGAAATGATTCTCCATATCAACTCGCACAAACGAGccataaataaagaaattttccaGTGCAAGCATTGCGAGTTTTTCACCACAAAGAAGACCAGGTTGAGAGAACACGAAGGGACGATGCACATGCCAAAGATCTTCAAATGCAACCTTTGCGGCAACAAATTCGGCTCGAAATGGACAGTGAATAATAGAGCGTattcaagaaaggtttttctgtTCCTGTCCTGACCTGTtccgggaaaaaaatttcctgtcctgtcctgttcctgttccaaaattggatttccggtcctgtcctgttcctgttttttcctgtttttttttctttaatttaattcaaatttacaaaatggtcTTCTAATTCTtccatattaatatttatacctgttttttgtttgcttttaattatttgagacttccatttgacagattttctaagtgtttaaattttgatagagaatataatttctaattcatcTAATTCCCCTTTATgaacaaaacggaaaaaataatatgcaccCCGCACAGAATTTAGTATCCAacaaaaagtatttcaaatagtgcttaaaatgaaaaagaattgcagaaaaaccctaaaaaaatgttaatttttgatacAGTTGATTGTTTCCGTATGACGCTTGTTTTTTCAAACACCACTGACTATAATTAAAGagttgtgcattttaattcaagctttagagcaaaattgtaaacatcGTCATAATTGTTAggtttttttggaaaaatatttatagttcatgaaagaaagtaaacATTGTAAGGCagtatcaaaatgaaaagtaatgcTGTCTATTAATGAGgtatatttgatataaaatagaccaagaatggaattgttttgaaacaaaattcttgtcttgtcctgttcctgaaaaatattttcctgtcctgccggaattccaggaaaaagcaggaattcttgtttcctgtttcaGTTTCCTGTCTTGGAATACGCTCTAGTGAATAACCACGTCAAACAAACTCACACGTCCGACGAGTGCAAATCTTGTGGCCAGGACGTGACTCTCGGGGCTATAGCAGTCCACAGAAAGCCATCGGTTTGCTGCAGATGCAAACTCAGTTTCGAGTGCTTGGGTTTGTATCAATTGCATAGGAAGAGCTGCCATAAAACCATGTGAAGAATTGAAACGCCACGTGGAACATGTCTAGGGTGTAGCATGTTTGACACAACGGTTCTCGTTAGATCATCGAAGTTACATTGCGTGCAGTCAGTAGGTGGATGGCTGACCGCCTGCAAGCTGGCTGCATataactcgctacttgctggtttgcacctttccagcatgcgtgatttggcttcacgggatgaatgtctagcgtttcattgcagtcctcggtgcggaggcaagtggtcCTTGAGTGGGCTGCGTCCCTGCtggcggcctggtgcgcccatgttatccgttcgcggtgttattgggacccaggtttcagctttcgtgccagtgcagtgcgcgcccttcccggtccgagaggacagggataacaagagcaaaaaaaaaacaagaactGGGACTTTTTGCTGGGACTAATCTACATTCACTAAGCAACGCATGGAGAGTGGCACATACaacgaaaacatttttccaagACGATTAAGTGTGAAGAGTGCAACCAATTGTGTACCTGCGAATATTTTCTCAAGCGTCACAAGCGCAATTCGCACGAATTTGTTCGCTGCGCAGAATGTGCGCAGGAGATGCGCCGTCAAACCTTGTTTAGACACCGGCAAGTCAAGACTTGCCGCCGCTGTAAGTGCAAGTTGAAGTGTTCAGGACTTCTTGCAAAGCATAAGAAGAAATGCCAGAATAgagaaatttttcttgaaacagTGCCAGATAATTTAAAGCCTGAAGTTTCGTTTGAATTCATTTAACACCTGGGAGAACATTGATgcataaattttgtcaaaataaaataagcatcTGCATTGCGAAAAATTCTTGCGTAcgaaattatgaaattctaCCAGAATATTGTCCCTTTAATAGTAATTTTGCTACAGGTCCTGATTTTTTGGTGTTTTTCGTAACATTTTCCatgttttgataaatatacATAGTAGTGATAAGATATTTATAtgctaatattatttaatgttcaAAATAAACTGAACATCCCGAAAAGTGTGGTCGGGGTGATATCGAAATTCCAATggtttttgtgcaaaaaatttcaaccctttTACGGAAAATAGTGGTTTGGTCGCTGTCACCCCAAATAAATCCAAGTTTGAAAACTGCTTCTTTTACTATGGAATCCTAGCACTTGTTTACcactttgtaaaaaatttcaataatttcttatcatgtaaaaattttatctagaCCAAAATTTTAGCGCTGACTCCGAATTTGACATGAT encodes:
- the Rpb5 gene encoding DNA-directed RNA polymerases I, II, and III subunit RPABC1 encodes the protein MDDEAETYKLWRIRKTVMQLCHDRGYLVTQDELDQTLEDFKAQFGDKPSERHPQRSDLIVLVAHNDDPTDQMFVFFPDEPKIGIKTIKVLCQRMQDENIHRAIIVVQTGMTPSAKQSLTDMAPKYILEHFLESELLINITEHELVPEHVVMTSEEKAELLAKYKLKENQLMRIQQGDPVARYFGLKRGQVVKIIRPSETAGRYISYRLVC
- the Dak1 gene encoding UMP-CMP kinase, with protein sequence MTSKPGVVFVLGAPGSGKGTQCEKIVDKFGFVHLSAGDLLREERNTPGSQYGALIEGHITAGTIVPVEITCSLLEKAMLKSGADKFLIDGFPRNQNNLDGWNSAMGDKVKLLFVLFFECPQEVCTSRCLQRGAAGSGRSDDNPESLAKRFVTYINATMPIVEHYRALDLVRTVTADRPPDEVFVDVCKAFSE
- the LOC135942418 gene encoding uncharacterized protein LOC135942418, which encodes MRYEFPAFHPGFRLPREVAVLDGNVLLEVGSDGVHEKLHLPANSSVKKFKVFPSYQVDRVLIHYLIIDAKNNLYVVERDPKLKVVSTLNNVSEVQIRDSAGRAECRIKFGNKSWENLLFEPNGVKAVALSNDTGAVEAVSPALQGTLKKCETRLQLLEQALRQKKLLRAATILERDFTKHLKVSQVGCFYLHGRLVYTAKVVNQYDFPVEDLRLAAFSERNAALLQPLPLCTLRTKESALLMGICTSPFPPSSLSVQYKANDSQFHLPLVCPDTQNLHQQLKILGVEDCLKVLNFGSGHKLQVQWNNLSVDRLRTTLSLTNLLEDVTCSISSSASADLPGTIFVERRSKNSALVCYRGVSELEMLKRLLSRLPVSIGKIDDKGSEKRTIANDVALIKSKKQMCRKSIPLETYMKILQDLVHKMSAFQK